In a genomic window of Negativicutes bacterium:
- a CDS encoding ABC transporter ATP-binding protein/permease: LISFALIPFIAFFVYVEQGPLKGLWMHYRRIGSSITAHLNETITGMQVIQAFSREKINTRKFAALNERYRESYLNAAFVELLAWPVIDITSAVATALVFFFGSKRIIAGTLSFGTLYAFYTYLNKFWAPLSTISKFYSQLLSANASAERVFEFLDFPPLVQDLPQAIPLPAIRGEVEFDHVTFAYQVDRPVLHDVSFLVKPGSNVALVGPTGAGKSTIINLISRFYDPTAGAVRIDGHDLRDVTLQSLRSQLGIVLQDTFIFSGTIGENIRYGKPEASEAEIEAAAKAAHAHDFIQKMELGYASVTEERGNTLSTGQRQLIAFARAILANPRILILDEATSSIDTETELLIQKALATILKDRTSFIIAHRLSTIRNADLIMVIDHGQIQEVGTHLTLLQNPDGLYRRLYETQYAQQEKMISDFIV, encoded by the coding sequence TTTGATTTCTTTTGCCTTGATCCCATTCATTGCCTTCTTTGTTTATGTCGAACAGGGACCGCTGAAAGGCCTTTGGATGCATTACCGCCGAATCGGTTCCTCTATCACGGCGCACCTCAATGAAACGATCACCGGCATGCAGGTGATTCAGGCGTTCTCCCGTGAAAAAATCAATACCCGCAAATTTGCCGCGCTGAATGAACGGTATCGTGAATCTTACTTGAATGCGGCATTCGTGGAGCTTTTGGCCTGGCCGGTGATCGATATCACCAGTGCCGTCGCCACCGCACTGGTTTTTTTCTTTGGCTCCAAGCGGATCATCGCAGGAACTTTAAGTTTTGGCACGCTTTACGCCTTCTACACTTACCTGAATAAATTCTGGGCTCCCCTTTCCACCATCTCCAAATTTTACAGTCAATTGCTGTCTGCCAATGCTTCTGCGGAACGTGTTTTTGAATTTTTGGATTTTCCTCCCCTGGTGCAGGACCTGCCGCAGGCCATTCCCCTGCCGGCAATTCGCGGTGAAGTTGAATTCGATCATGTGACCTTTGCTTATCAGGTCGACCGTCCTGTTTTGCATGATGTTTCCTTTCTGGTCAAACCCGGCAGCAACGTCGCTTTGGTCGGTCCCACCGGCGCCGGTAAATCTACCATCATCAATCTGATCTCCCGATTTTATGACCCCACCGCAGGTGCGGTGCGGATTGACGGTCATGATTTACGGGATGTCACACTGCAGTCGCTGCGCAGTCAATTGGGAATTGTCCTGCAGGATACGTTTATTTTCTCCGGTACGATTGGTGAGAATATTCGATATGGCAAACCGGAGGCAAGCGAAGCAGAGATCGAGGCTGCGGCAAAAGCAGCTCATGCGCATGACTTTATTCAGAAAATGGAGTTGGGGTACGCTTCCGTCACGGAAGAGCGCGGCAACACACTTTCTACCGGTCAGCGCCAATTGATCGCCTTTGCCCGGGCGATTCTGGCGAATCCACGGATTTTAATCCTGGATGAAGCGACCTCCAGCATCGATACCGAAACCGAGTTGCTGATTCAGAAAGCCCTGGCGACCATCCTGAAAGACCGGACATCGTTCATCATCGCCCATCGGCTTTCCACCATACGCAATGCCGATTTGATTATGGTGATCGATCACGGCCAAATTCAGGAAGTCGGCACTCATTTGACTTTGCTGCAAAATCCAGACGGACTCTATCGCCGGCTTTATGAAACACAGTATGCGCAGCAGGAAAAAATGATCTCTGATTTTATCGTTTAG